From Malus sylvestris chromosome 1, drMalSylv7.2, whole genome shotgun sequence:
ATATTGGTAAATACCCATAAAATGGAACGGCCTGGTGATGCTGGTGGTGGAATGGGGTGGTCGTCGGAGTCCCAGTTGGTGCTGGGTAGTACCACTGCACGTGATTTGCAGGTGCAGGTGACATGGACCTCGCTCCCCCACCGTTGGATCCTTCATAATAATCATTTAGATGCAATGTCAGATGAAAATCCCACCTTAGTGAATATCGATAATGTATCAGATATTGTAGATTGTAATATATATACCTCGTTGAGGAGGAGGGGTGGTGTTTGAAGCGGACCTAGGGCGGCGAGCCCCAAGGGAAGCGAGGTTGCAGTTGGCACGGCGGCCGTTGATGACCGGCGTCGCATCCTCACAAGCCTTCTTAGCCGCCTCGGGCTCCTTGAAGGTCACCTACGCGTTACATTAtagaaaaacatcattaaaaacCACCGATCACCACCACAATCATATTACCATCAAAGTTgccaaagaaaaattgaagactCACGAAACCGTAGCCCTTGGATCGGCCGGTGAGTTTGTCGGAGATGATGACGGCCTCCAAGATCTCGCCGTACTTTTCGAAGTGCGCCCTCAGGGCCTCTTTGGGAGTCTCCCACGCCAGCCCTCCGACGAAGACTTTGGTCAGTGTGGTGTCACCGAACTGCCCGTGAGTGACGTTGTTGCTCATTGTCATTCTTGCCCCCGGAAAAAACCACCACCCCAATGCAAATAATATCCTCCAAATACCCTTTGATGTAATTCGGCACTAATGTGTTTGTGTTTATGAAGAAAAacttaagagagagagagagagagagagagagagagagagagagagaggaagggagggagggagggagggagggagggagggagggggtGGGGAGGTTTTAGggggagagaaaggaggagggATGGTATATAAGGGGGAGGAGTGGAAGCACTGTAAGGGAGTGCGGTGGAGGTAATAAAATATTTGGAGAAAAACAGAGAGGCAAAGAGAGATAAAACTTTGTTGAGGCCTGAGTGATCACGCACCCATGGCTCATAAACTCAATTATCTCTTTGGATGTGGGTGGGGAATTTGATGTGGCTCTCTTTTGCTTAgctggagaaatttttaattgtgacgagAACACAGGTGAcacatcatgtgtttttatgtaagtagtgaaattttttattttttaagttattaattttttaacgcacatatctcactatttatttaatgacacgtgatgtatcatccTGTATAacggtcacactaaaaaatctctcatttagGTGAAGGTAAATTGAGTATGATATGAGTTGTAAATTCAGATATTTTGAATTTCTAATTAAATATACTAATGCGTTATACGTGTTTGAGGATATTTTAAGATTTTTTATGTGCCAGTTATGTATGTCTCTCTTCTCACGTGACAATGTACATGCGAAAAGAATTAGTTACAATTGTCGTATACAATCAGTACAACTAGCACTCACGATTTTGTGCACAATATCCAGTTGTTCACAACTTTCATTCATCGATTTTGTATGTTTCTTTTCTCAAGTGATACGTGCATTGTAAATTCAGATATTTTGAACATCTGATTAAGTGTACTAAAGCGTTACACGTGCTCACGAATATTTTAAGATTTTTTATGCATCGGTTATGTAAGTCTCTCTTCTCAAGTGATCAGGTACACACGAAAAGAACTAGTTACAATTGTTGTATATAATTAGTACAACGAGCACTCACGATTTTGTGCATGATATCCAATTCTACAAACTTTTGTTCATCGGTTTTGTATGTTTCTTTTCTCACATGATAAGTCAAACGTACATCTAACGCACATGAAGTAGTACAACTAGCACACCGTTTCCTTCTTTTGGTAACTTGACAACAAACACAGTCGAGATCACATGTACAGCTCCTGCTCCTCCAGTACAGCTTGACTAATTGGCATTTACCATGTTTTGGTAAGAAAAATCTCTAATTGTGTGCTTCAAAATCACTGGTGCATGATTCATGAACCAAGCGACAAGGGGGGTAGAAATTGAGTACAGAACACAGGTCTTTATACTGCATGAATATTAATTTCcttattttctaaaaaatataggtggtaaaatattaatatttaccAATTACTTGCGCGTGATCCCATGCGCCTGGTTGACGCGTGGGAACATGTTACAAAAATGGAAGAACCGATTATCAAAGAGACAGCTAGACGCCGTAAGTTATATGGGTGGTCCCCAcgtatttttaatgaaacagaCTTACATGACGTGCAGTCCTAGAAACAAAAGGCAGTCGACGGATACGATATGGGCTCCAGAACACCTTCACGCATGGATACAAATACGACAGTACATTTTTCTGTGTGTTTGGACATGATCACCTGTACCCGCGTGCAACCTATATCTTCTAGGTTCGGAACACAATACT
This genomic window contains:
- the LOC126624609 gene encoding probable RNA-binding protein ARP1 isoform X1; protein product: MTMSNNVTHGQFGDTTLTKVFVGGLAWETPKEALRAHFEKYGEILEAVIISDKLTGRSKGYGFVTFKEPEAAKKACEDATPVINGRRANCNLASLGARRPRSASNTTPPPQRGSNGGGARSMSPAPANHVQWYYPAPTGTPTTTPFHHQHHQAVPFYGYSPTYIAPDMSYPHKVGYTGRAYMNGHYSAQVYPAQPMVGHNTLMPMYPLYHYHHHHQSHTMGLPAHIYSPTTTGHVATVPTIMSKPASIAPNTVCLAVE
- the LOC126624609 gene encoding probable RNA-binding protein ARP1 isoform X2; this translates as MTMSNNVTHGQFGDTTLTKVFVGGLAWETPKEALRAHFEKYGEILEAVIISDKLTGRSKGYGFVTFKEPEAAKKACEDATPVINGRRANCNLASLGARRPRSASNTTPPPQRGSNGGGARSMSPAPANHVQWYYPAPTGTPTTTPFHHQHHQAVPFYGYSPTYIAPDMSYPHKVGYTGRAYMNGHYSAQVYPAQPMVGHNTLMPMYPLYHYHHHHQSHTMGLPAHIYSPTTTGHVATVPTIMSKPASIAPNTDIN